Proteins encoded together in one Prochlorococcus marinus str. MIT 9211 window:
- a CDS encoding glutamate-5-semialdehyde dehydrogenase, whose protein sequence is MQDSMNVPEPSTELVQRAISVRRAATYLGQSTDIQRKEALGAIADALSLCRKEIVSANQQDLKRSIENGLSESLLSRLKLNENKLDAAIEGVRKVACLPDPIGIRQLHRQLDEGLYLERLTVPLGVIGVIFEARPDALIQIASLALRSGNAAILKGGSEAKLTNEAIVKAIDHGLGNSSINSDAICLLTTRRESLSLLRLDGMVDLIIPRGSNDLVRFIQDNTRIPVLGHADGICHLYIDSAADLDKALRIAIDSKCQYPAACNAIETLLLHKDIAPSFLDKAIPFFNESGVKLLGDQVCNSLGIENKAEESDWSTEYLDLVLSVKVVSSIDQALDHISRHGSRHTDSIVTNDPKTANKFLHSVDSSGVFLNCSTRFADGFRYGFGAEVGISTQTLPPRGPVGLEGLVTYRYFLKGDGHVVSEFASGAKSFSHKDLGL, encoded by the coding sequence ATGCAGGACTCCATGAACGTTCCAGAACCATCTACAGAGTTGGTTCAGCGCGCTATTTCCGTTAGGAGGGCAGCTACTTATTTGGGACAAAGCACAGATATACAAAGAAAAGAAGCTTTGGGTGCTATTGCTGATGCCTTGTCTTTGTGCCGGAAAGAAATAGTTTCTGCTAACCAGCAAGATCTCAAGAGATCTATAGAGAATGGTCTTTCAGAATCCCTTCTTTCTAGATTGAAACTTAATGAAAATAAACTTGATGCTGCTATTGAAGGAGTAAGGAAAGTTGCTTGTCTTCCTGATCCAATAGGCATACGACAATTACATCGGCAATTAGACGAGGGTCTCTACCTAGAACGCCTCACTGTCCCTTTAGGTGTGATTGGTGTGATTTTTGAAGCTAGACCAGATGCGCTTATACAAATTGCCTCTTTAGCACTTCGTTCTGGGAATGCTGCGATTTTAAAGGGTGGGAGTGAAGCAAAACTTACTAATGAGGCAATTGTCAAAGCGATTGATCATGGCCTTGGTAATTCAAGTATTAATTCTGACGCCATTTGCCTACTTACCACTAGACGGGAAAGCTTATCTTTACTTCGTTTAGATGGAATGGTTGATTTGATAATTCCTAGGGGGAGTAATGACTTGGTTAGATTCATTCAGGACAACACTCGTATTCCTGTCCTTGGCCATGCTGATGGTATTTGCCATTTATATATTGATAGTGCAGCAGATCTAGATAAAGCTCTCCGCATTGCAATTGATAGTAAATGCCAATATCCAGCAGCTTGTAATGCTATTGAGACTCTGCTTTTACATAAAGATATTGCACCCTCTTTTTTGGATAAAGCAATTCCATTTTTTAACGAATCGGGTGTTAAGCTTTTAGGTGATCAGGTTTGTAACTCGTTGGGTATAGAAAATAAGGCCGAGGAAAGTGACTGGTCAACTGAATACTTAGACTTAGTCCTATCGGTAAAAGTTGTTTCCAGCATTGACCAAGCACTTGATCATATAAGTCGTCATGGCTCACGTCATACTGATTCGATCGTTACGAATGACCCTAAAACTGCTAATAAGTTTCTTCACTCCGTTGATAGCTCTGGTGTCTTTTTAAATTGTTCTACAAGGTTTGCAGATGGATTCCGTTATGGCTTTGGTGCTGAAGTTGGGATAAGTACACAGACATTACCTCCTAGAGGTCCGGTGGGCTTAGAGGGTTTGGTTACCTATCGCTATTTTCTTAAGGGTGATGGACATGTTGTGTCTGAATTTGCTTCGGGTGCCAAGTCATTTTCACATAAAGACTTGGGGCTATGA
- a CDS encoding dihydroneopterin aldolase, with product MKEQLPLGVIDVEGLNLWSHVGVLERERLMGQYFILDFSVCVDVSSTVAKDDLTSTVDYSLAIKGLQQLSLACKSQTIESFSENILDFLEDLYGLVPIKIKLKKCHPPISGFSGSVSISRTRNFSSN from the coding sequence ATGAAAGAACAACTACCTTTAGGAGTAATTGATGTCGAAGGTTTAAATCTTTGGTCACATGTAGGTGTTCTAGAAAGAGAACGCCTGATGGGACAATACTTTATTCTAGACTTTAGTGTCTGTGTCGATGTATCTTCAACTGTTGCTAAGGATGATCTGACATCTACTGTAGATTACAGCCTAGCCATTAAGGGATTGCAACAACTCTCTTTGGCTTGTAAATCTCAAACCATTGAATCTTTTAGTGAAAATATTCTAGACTTCCTGGAAGATTTATATGGCCTTGTTCCAATAAAAATAAAACTTAAAAAATGCCATCCTCCAATCTCTGGGTTTTCAGGTAGTGTCTCTATTTCAAGAACAAGAAACTTTAGCTCAAATTGA
- a CDS encoding ROK family protein has protein sequence MKKQGELVFGVDITETYIRSVLFDLDSEIFIRKNTEPHSSLMPGAVTVALSQLVESMDPDSKSNTVGISLSLPVDIIGRIVKGSHELPQWVDVPFVDWLELRLNKNILLVNAKGSLHLNSGYKCFKRLISHTELSQELAVACLALEHFRI, from the coding sequence ATGAAGAAACAAGGAGAACTTGTTTTTGGAGTTGATATCACTGAAACATATATCAGATCCGTACTCTTCGATTTAGATAGTGAAATCTTTATTAGAAAGAATACCGAGCCTCATTCGAGCCTAATGCCTGGAGCAGTTACTGTTGCATTGTCTCAATTGGTCGAATCGATGGACCCAGACAGTAAGTCTAATACCGTAGGAATCAGCTTGTCTCTCCCTGTAGATATTATTGGACGAATTGTAAAAGGATCACATGAATTACCTCAGTGGGTTGATGTCCCTTTCGTTGATTGGCTTGAGTTACGCCTTAATAAAAACATTCTCCTTGTTAACGCTAAAGGCTCTCTTCACCTAAATAGTGGATACAAATGTTTTAAACGCTTGATCTCTCATACAGAATTATCGCAAGAGTTAGCTGTAGCTTGCTTGGCTTTGGAACATTTCAGAATCTAA